In one window of Actinomycetota bacterium DNA:
- a CDS encoding DUF3224 domain-containing protein: protein MPEATGTFAVHNWEGETYEEHEGAVLSRASLTKTFEGDFQGTSTAELLLAEANNARAYVGMERLDGTVGGASGTFVVMHSASQVMNGSEWLKVDIVPGSGTAGLTGITGSMKITVTEDGGHTYQLIYEV from the coding sequence ATGCCGGAAGCCACAGGAACTTTTGCGGTTCACAACTGGGAGGGCGAGACCTACGAGGAGCACGAGGGCGCCGTTCTCAGCCGCGCCAGCCTCACCAAGACCTTCGAAGGGGACTTCCAGGGGACAAGCACTGCCGAGTTACTGCTGGCCGAGGCGAACAACGCCCGTGCCTACGTGGGTATGGAGAGGCTGGACGGCACCGTCGGAGGAGCCTCCGGGACGTTCGTGGTCATGCACTCGGCCAGCCAGGTCATGAACGGCAGCGAGTGGCTAAAGGTCGACATCGTCCCCGGATCGGGCACCGCCGGACTGACCGGCATCACCGGTTCCATGAAGATCACCGTCACCGAGGACGGCGGCCACACCTATCAACTGATCTACGAGGTGTAG
- a CDS encoding ArsC/Spx/MgsR family protein, giving the protein MNNSVFFNPDCTNCQTVKGILEVRNIGADYVHYLDQAPSREQIEEVMGLLGIDDPQEMMRAKEPVYQELNLASADRETLINAMTEHPILIQRPIVIVDDKAVIARPAEKVLEILEPQAS; this is encoded by the coding sequence ATGAATAACTCAGTGTTCTTTAATCCCGACTGCACCAACTGCCAGACCGTCAAGGGCATCCTCGAGGTCCGGAACATCGGCGCCGACTACGTCCACTACCTCGACCAGGCTCCTTCGAGGGAGCAGATCGAAGAGGTCATGGGCCTGCTCGGAATCGACGACCCCCAGGAGATGATGCGGGCCAAAGAACCCGTCTACCAGGAGTTGAACCTGGCGTCCGCCGACCGCGAGACGCTGATCAACGCGATGACGGAGCACCCCATCCTGATCCAGCGCCCGATCGTGATCGTGGACGACAAGGCGGTCATCGCCCGGCCGGCCGAGAAGGTCCTGGAGATCCTGGAGCCGCAGGCGAGCTAG
- a CDS encoding HAMP domain-containing sensor histidine kinase: MKGPVSSLGLRARATLAWGIIALVLSAALATFAYQVTRDQLIEERQENALTQGYLNARLVRNTLMAGEPQLSEALSAVGGSAQSVVLTRVGGEWFSGSVGIGPNSLPPSLSGAVASGRAARQLVEVDGRPFAGIGVAIPAFNAGYFELVPMDDIDRTLDGLARGLALSALVATLAGAAIGWLASGRILKPLRQFTSAAESIAEGSFDTRIKTTDDRDLRVLARSFNRMADAVQERIDRESRFTSQVSHELRSPVAALFSAINVARRRATKATAGTLDEMERRVGDLHRLVEDLLELSRVEAGVAGMQIEPVDPAQLARSLLERMGKSMVPVEVDEGVPSTLQADPRRLAQMLQNLIDNADRYGGGVMRIHITGEAGKVLFAVEDHGPGVAEHERNFIFERFARGETAAVAGHSGAGLGLALVTEHAILHGGSVRLEDREGGGSRFVVELPEGGPA; this comes from the coding sequence TTGAAGGGCCCGGTCAGTTCGCTCGGGCTCCGGGCCCGGGCAACCCTTGCCTGGGGCATCATCGCCCTCGTCCTGTCGGCGGCCCTGGCCACGTTTGCCTACCAGGTGACCCGAGACCAGCTCATCGAGGAGCGGCAGGAGAACGCCCTCACCCAGGGGTACCTGAACGCCCGGCTGGTCCGCAACACCCTCATGGCCGGCGAGCCGCAACTGAGCGAAGCCCTGTCGGCGGTGGGCGGCAGCGCCCAGTCCGTGGTCCTGACCCGGGTGGGCGGTGAGTGGTTCTCGGGGTCGGTCGGCATCGGCCCGAACAGCCTGCCGCCGTCGCTCAGCGGGGCGGTGGCGTCCGGGCGGGCAGCGCGGCAGCTGGTGGAGGTCGACGGGCGGCCCTTCGCCGGCATCGGGGTGGCCATCCCCGCCTTCAACGCCGGCTACTTCGAGCTGGTGCCGATGGACGACATCGACCGGACGCTCGACGGCCTGGCCCGGGGGCTTGCGCTGTCGGCCCTTGTCGCGACGCTGGCCGGAGCAGCGATCGGCTGGCTGGCGAGCGGCCGGATCCTGAAGCCCCTCCGGCAGTTCACCTCGGCCGCCGAGAGCATCGCCGAGGGCAGCTTCGACACCCGGATCAAGACCACCGACGACCGGGATCTTCGGGTCCTGGCGAGGAGCTTCAACCGGATGGCCGACGCAGTGCAGGAGCGAATCGACCGGGAGTCCCGGTTCACCTCCCAGGTCAGCCACGAGCTCCGCAGCCCGGTGGCGGCCCTTTTCTCCGCCATCAACGTCGCCCGCCGCCGGGCCACCAAGGCGACCGCGGGGACCCTGGACGAGATGGAGCGGCGGGTTGGAGACCTGCACCGGCTGGTAGAGGACCTGCTGGAGCTCTCCCGGGTCGAGGCCGGGGTCGCGGGCATGCAGATCGAGCCGGTCGACCCGGCGCAGCTGGCCCGAAGCCTGCTGGAGCGGATGGGCAAGTCGATGGTTCCGGTCGAGGTCGACGAAGGCGTTCCGTCGACTCTCCAGGCCGACCCGCGCCGGCTGGCGCAGATGCTGCAGAACCTGATCGACAACGCCGACCGTTACGGCGGGGGCGTCATGCGGATCCACATCACCGGCGAGGCCGGAAAGGTGCTGTTTGCAGTCGAGGACCACGGCCCAGGTGTCGCCGAACATGAGCGCAACTTCATCTTCGAGCGCTTCGCCCGGGGGGAGACCGCCGCCGTCGCAGGCCACAGCGGCGCCGGGCTCGGCCTGGCTCTGGTCACCGAGCACGCGATCCTGCACGGCGGGAGCGTGCGGCTGGAGGACCGGGAAGGCGGCGGCTCCCGTTTTGTCGTCGAGCTCCCGGAGGGTGGTCCGGCGTGA
- a CDS encoding GerMN domain-containing protein translates to MRRLILMLLVAALAGCGVPTDDGAETMDDVPFGLLDPQASEPADSAAPPEGPAVQIYLVDASGQRLVPVERRLGEGEASLPDVVDALLEGPTRTERRQGLSTAFVDDDAVGASDLVGGVASVDLTQPFTVLDGPTQRLAIAQMVLTLTGRPGVGRVAFTLQGQPIDIPRGDGTLAQGSVARDNYRELLPAAPAS, encoded by the coding sequence GTGAGGCGGCTGATCCTCATGCTGCTCGTCGCCGCCCTGGCCGGGTGCGGCGTGCCCACCGACGACGGGGCGGAAACAATGGACGACGTGCCCTTCGGGCTGCTCGACCCCCAGGCGTCCGAACCGGCCGATTCGGCCGCGCCTCCCGAGGGCCCGGCGGTGCAGATCTACCTGGTCGACGCCTCCGGGCAGCGGCTGGTACCGGTCGAGCGCCGGCTGGGAGAGGGCGAAGCTTCGCTGCCCGACGTAGTGGACGCACTCCTGGAAGGTCCCACCCGGACGGAGCGCCGGCAGGGGCTGAGCACCGCATTCGTCGACGACGACGCCGTCGGCGCCTCCGATCTCGTCGGAGGAGTTGCCAGCGTCGACCTGACCCAGCCGTTCACCGTGCTCGACGGGCCGACCCAGCGGCTGGCAATCGCCCAGATGGTTCTGACCCTCACCGGCCGCCCGGGTGTCGGCCGGGTGGCGTTCACCCTGCAGGGGCAGCCGATCGACATCCCCCGCGGTGACGGCACGCTGGCGCAGGGCTCGGTTGCCCGGGACAACTACCGCGAACTGCTTCCCGCAGCGCCCGCCTCCTGA
- a CDS encoding sigma factor, with product MENLPEVQHLVSEAAEAGRIDADVIARSLGHLPLDGDQVVDVYRRISGAGAAIVEEPDSSQESPDIEEEMPDGYLARVDREPAISEKREAYLAELIQCGGLAEELPARRLLMETNQKTVVRVAGQYRGRGLPFGSLVAEGNLGLLKALDTYPPGLGFSLGAFATWEVHRAIRRALDAQTLRISLPAARAEDLNRMLRVQTELRHKRVREPSVEEIAAEMRLGQDEVRELLRIA from the coding sequence ATGGAAAACCTGCCGGAAGTCCAACACCTTGTCTCCGAAGCCGCCGAAGCGGGCCGTATAGACGCCGATGTAATCGCCCGATCCCTGGGCCACCTGCCTCTGGATGGCGATCAGGTCGTGGACGTCTACCGCCGAATCAGCGGCGCCGGGGCGGCGATCGTCGAAGAACCCGACTCTTCCCAGGAAAGCCCGGATATCGAGGAGGAAATGCCGGACGGCTATCTCGCTCGCGTTGACCGGGAACCTGCAATATCCGAGAAGCGGGAGGCCTACCTGGCCGAGCTGATCCAATGTGGTGGCCTGGCGGAAGAGCTGCCCGCCCGCAGGCTGTTGATGGAGACCAACCAGAAAACGGTCGTTCGGGTAGCCGGGCAGTACCGGGGGCGGGGGCTGCCGTTTGGCTCGTTGGTCGCCGAAGGCAACCTTGGGCTCCTCAAGGCGCTGGACACCTACCCGCCCGGGCTCGGATTCAGTCTGGGGGCTTTCGCTACCTGGGAAGTGCACCGCGCGATCAGGCGGGCCCTCGATGCCCAAACGCTGAGGATCAGCCTCCCCGCGGCGAGAGCGGAGGACCTGAACCGGATGCTCAGGGTTCAAACCGAGCTTAGGCACAAGAGGGTGCGGGAACCCTCGGTAGAGGAGATCGCCGCCGAGATGAGGTTGGGGCAGGACGAGGTCCGGGAGCTGTTGCGGATCGCCTGA
- a CDS encoding NCS2 family permease, producing MDERDEVATTEEETAEEKADRRAEDTAAPTSPLDRYFGITAAGSSVKTEVIAGFTTWMTMAYILFVNPSILGAVPDRDGLSLAFPLVLTSTALAAAVSTLAMGLIAKYPFAIAAGLGLNAVVAFQLVAGGGLSWPEAMGVIVTEGLIILVLVLTGFREAVMNAIPLALKQAIGVGIGLFIAFIGFINAGFVGKPETPTLLVELGRGGELRGLPVAVFVIGLLLTAYLVARGIRGALLIGILGTTVFAILLNELFAGGNGWPESLPSAAQFPERVVAFPAGENFSLIGDFSFGYFGRLGAIAAILAVFTIMLSDFFDTMGTVVGLGAKAGYLDADGRLPRSRQVLLVDSAAAAVGGAFSASSNTTYIESASGISEGGRTGLTATVVGLLFLVSVFLWPLADVIPPQATAPALIIVGFLMMEIIREIPFERHELGIPAFLTMVVMPFTFSITNGVGAGFVSYTVIKLLRGEARDVHWMMYLSSAAFVIYFAIYYVRSAFGVG from the coding sequence ATGGATGAGCGCGACGAGGTAGCGACAACCGAGGAGGAAACGGCCGAAGAAAAGGCCGACAGGCGGGCCGAAGACACGGCCGCCCCCACCTCGCCCCTCGACCGCTACTTCGGAATCACCGCCGCCGGTTCGTCGGTGAAGACCGAGGTCATCGCCGGCTTTACCACCTGGATGACCATGGCCTACATCCTGTTCGTGAACCCGTCGATCCTGGGAGCGGTCCCGGATCGGGACGGGCTCAGCCTGGCCTTCCCGCTGGTCCTGACTTCCACCGCACTGGCGGCCGCGGTCAGCACCCTGGCGATGGGGCTGATCGCCAAGTACCCGTTCGCGATCGCCGCCGGTCTGGGTCTGAACGCAGTTGTGGCGTTCCAGCTGGTGGCCGGCGGGGGGTTGAGCTGGCCGGAGGCGATGGGGGTGATCGTCACCGAGGGCCTGATCATCCTGGTCCTGGTCCTGACCGGGTTCCGGGAGGCGGTGATGAATGCCATCCCGCTTGCATTGAAACAGGCGATCGGGGTGGGAATCGGCCTGTTTATCGCCTTCATCGGGTTCATCAACGCCGGGTTCGTCGGCAAACCGGAGACCCCGACACTGCTGGTCGAGCTCGGCCGGGGAGGGGAGTTGCGGGGCCTGCCGGTGGCCGTGTTCGTGATCGGCCTGCTGCTCACCGCCTACCTGGTCGCCCGCGGGATCCGGGGAGCCCTGCTGATCGGCATCCTGGGGACCACGGTCTTCGCCATCCTGTTGAACGAGCTGTTCGCCGGCGGCAACGGGTGGCCCGAGTCGCTTCCTTCAGCCGCGCAGTTCCCGGAACGGGTCGTCGCGTTCCCGGCGGGTGAGAACTTCAGCCTGATCGGAGACTTCTCGTTCGGCTACTTCGGCCGGCTCGGGGCCATCGCCGCGATCCTGGCCGTGTTCACGATCATGCTTTCCGACTTCTTCGACACCATGGGCACCGTAGTCGGGCTGGGCGCCAAGGCCGGCTACCTCGACGCCGACGGCCGCCTCCCGCGGTCACGGCAGGTGCTGCTGGTCGACTCCGCTGCGGCGGCGGTCGGCGGCGCCTTCAGCGCCTCGTCGAACACCACCTACATCGAGAGCGCCTCCGGCATCTCCGAGGGCGGCCGGACCGGCCTCACGGCGACCGTGGTGGGCCTGTTGTTCCTGGTCTCGGTGTTCCTGTGGCCGCTGGCCGACGTGATCCCGCCGCAGGCCACCGCCCCGGCGCTGATCATCGTCGGCTTCCTGATGATGGAGATCATCCGGGAGATCCCGTTCGAGCGACACGAGTTGGGGATCCCCGCCTTCCTGACGATGGTCGTCATGCCGTTCACCTTCTCCATCACCAACGGGGTGGGTGCCGGCTTCGTGAGCTACACCGTGATCAAGCTGCTGAGGGGCGAAGCCCGGGACGTCCACTGGATGATGTACCTCTCCAGCGCGGCCTTCGTCATCTACTTCGCGATCTACTACGTGAGGTCCGCTTTCGGCGTCGGGTAG
- a CDS encoding VOC family protein, which yields MGAPEMSGVLETVLYYTDEEETRRFYSEVMGMKVVGQTPGRQIFLRAGTSVFLLFDAEATGKPGSLPPHGATGPGHVCFLVPMSAYAAWRAHLETEGVEILEEVDWPPGQTGKSPLGSSFYFRDPSGNLLEIANADFWPR from the coding sequence GTGGGTGCGCCGGAGATGTCGGGCGTCCTCGAAACCGTCCTCTACTACACCGACGAGGAGGAGACGCGCCGCTTCTACTCCGAGGTGATGGGCATGAAGGTCGTCGGCCAGACACCGGGCCGTCAGATCTTCCTGCGAGCCGGGACCAGCGTCTTTTTGCTGTTCGACGCCGAGGCCACCGGTAAGCCGGGCTCCCTGCCGCCCCACGGCGCCACCGGTCCGGGCCATGTCTGCTTTCTGGTCCCGATGTCCGCCTACGCGGCATGGCGGGCGCACCTGGAGACCGAAGGGGTGGAGATCCTGGAGGAGGTCGACTGGCCGCCCGGCCAGACCGGAAAGAGCCCGCTCGGGTCGTCGTTCTACTTCAGGGATCCCTCGGGCAACCTGCTGGAGATCGCCAACGCCGACTTCTGGCCGCGCTAG
- a CDS encoding GAF domain-containing SpoIIE family protein phosphatase, with product MSTEFADAPTDPKMKLSASDVDSYPDVEGPVNEHAIWRTAIALSAAVTPYEVAVALADNAAAAAGASFSNVAVLDADQDYVRVVSGVSVDPALVARWADRWAEFHITENLPLCDAMRTGTTVLLHSAEETAEKYPVMLPETVAASLSATASVPLVTAEGRTLGCIGFGWKAPQEFRETQVRRLELIAELGAQALNRAIFEQDRGHQTAKEEADAHVLQEAFLPAVLPQSARLELAATYLPALDAPMGGDWYDAFPVDRGMCLVVGDVGGHGLQSAAVMAQLRNAVRAFADEDPTPETIVTRLNRMLCRLEPDETATCIVAVWDEETGIINRTNAGHPAVLRCRIGETAFLLPDASDVLLGADPGWQYKSESKFLRPGTTLLLYTDGLVELRGHTLDEGMDALREFVESLDDLSPETLCSQILDWRLKTASREDDICVLAVRVH from the coding sequence ATGTCCACTGAATTCGCCGACGCGCCGACGGATCCAAAGATGAAGCTATCGGCTTCGGATGTCGACTCCTATCCCGATGTCGAAGGACCGGTCAACGAGCACGCCATCTGGCGGACCGCGATAGCTCTCTCGGCGGCCGTGACGCCGTACGAGGTGGCGGTCGCCCTTGCCGACAACGCCGCCGCGGCAGCCGGGGCCTCGTTCTCCAATGTGGCGGTTCTCGATGCCGATCAGGACTACGTGCGGGTGGTCAGCGGAGTGAGCGTCGACCCGGCACTGGTAGCCCGGTGGGCGGACCGGTGGGCAGAGTTCCACATCACCGAGAACCTCCCCCTGTGCGACGCAATGCGGACCGGGACCACCGTCCTGCTGCACTCGGCCGAAGAGACGGCGGAGAAATACCCTGTGATGCTCCCGGAGACGGTGGCTGCATCCCTCAGCGCGACCGCTTCGGTGCCGCTGGTAACCGCCGAGGGAAGAACTCTGGGGTGCATCGGCTTCGGGTGGAAAGCTCCGCAGGAGTTCCGAGAGACGCAGGTTCGCAGGCTGGAGCTGATCGCCGAGCTCGGAGCGCAGGCGCTGAACCGGGCGATCTTCGAGCAGGATCGAGGCCACCAGACCGCCAAAGAGGAGGCGGACGCCCACGTCCTGCAGGAGGCCTTCCTGCCGGCGGTCCTGCCGCAGAGTGCCCGCCTCGAGCTGGCAGCCACCTACCTTCCCGCTCTCGACGCCCCCATGGGCGGCGACTGGTACGACGCCTTCCCGGTCGACCGGGGCATGTGCCTTGTGGTCGGCGACGTCGGGGGACACGGCCTGCAGTCGGCTGCCGTAATGGCCCAGCTCCGCAACGCAGTCCGGGCCTTCGCCGACGAGGACCCGACCCCGGAAACCATCGTCACCCGTCTCAACCGGATGTTGTGCCGCCTGGAGCCGGACGAGACGGCCACCTGCATCGTCGCCGTCTGGGACGAGGAGACCGGGATCATCAACCGGACGAACGCCGGCCACCCGGCCGTTCTGCGGTGCCGCATCGGGGAAACCGCATTCCTGCTACCCGACGCCAGCGACGTGCTGCTCGGAGCCGATCCGGGCTGGCAGTACAAGTCCGAGTCCAAGTTCCTGCGCCCCGGCACTACGCTCCTGCTGTACACCGACGGCCTGGTGGAGCTGCGGGGCCACACCCTGGACGAGGGCATGGATGCGCTCCGGGAGTTCGTGGAGAGCCTCGACGACCTTTCGCCTGAGACGTTGTGCAGCCAGATCCTGGACTGGCGGCTCAAGACCGCCAGCCGGGAGGACGACATCTGCGTCCTCGCAGTGCGCGTCCACTAA
- a CDS encoding alpha/beta hydrolase: MSPSFPTTVHRYGPHPSQFGHLSLPASEPPHRAVILLHGGFWHRPWGLDLMFDVAGDLLRRGLAVWNLEYRRVGEPGGGWPGTFDDVLAGFDALAGLPEAAALDLFSIGAAGHSAGGHLALWLAAERGPRAGGAAVVTAAVGLAAVPDLRYAWESGTGDGAVEALLGGPPHVVAERYRFASPAERLPIGVRQLLVHGERDRVVPPGLSRRYVAEARASGDQAAVQIVPKTGHMDVIKPAGSSWQFAAGWLQTVNTGPI; the protein is encoded by the coding sequence TTGAGCCCCTCCTTCCCCACCACCGTGCACCGGTACGGACCGCACCCGTCCCAGTTCGGCCATCTGAGCCTCCCGGCGTCGGAGCCTCCCCACCGCGCGGTGATCCTGTTGCACGGGGGGTTCTGGCACCGCCCCTGGGGCCTAGATCTGATGTTCGACGTCGCCGGCGACCTGTTGAGGCGAGGCCTGGCCGTGTGGAACCTGGAGTACCGCCGGGTCGGGGAGCCGGGCGGGGGCTGGCCGGGGACGTTCGACGACGTGCTTGCCGGGTTCGATGCGCTGGCCGGACTCCCCGAGGCGGCCGCACTGGACCTGTTTTCGATAGGGGCGGCCGGGCACTCTGCGGGCGGTCACCTGGCGCTCTGGCTGGCCGCGGAGCGGGGACCCAGGGCCGGGGGCGCTGCGGTTGTCACCGCGGCAGTGGGCCTGGCTGCCGTTCCCGACCTGCGTTATGCCTGGGAGTCCGGCACCGGCGATGGGGCCGTTGAGGCACTGCTCGGCGGACCGCCGCACGTGGTTGCCGAGCGGTACCGCTTCGCCTCCCCTGCCGAGCGCCTCCCGATCGGGGTCCGGCAGCTGCTCGTCCACGGGGAACGGGACCGGGTGGTGCCGCCCGGCCTGAGCAGGCGTTATGTCGCAGAGGCCAGGGCCTCCGGGGACCAAGCCGCAGTGCAGATCGTTCCGAAGACAGGGCACATGGATGTCATCAAACCGGCCGGTTCTTCGTGGCAATTCGCCGCCGGCTGGCTGCAAACGGTAAACACCGGACCGATTTGA
- a CDS encoding TerC family protein — MTLAAQLATASSSSQNFADFDVPASIWVFFTVGITTLLLLDLLLVHRKPHVITFREAAIESIVWISIGVSFTAVMFWWQGGQAAGEYIAGYLIEKSLSVDNVFVWAVLFSFFAVPAKYQFRVLFFGVFGALVLRAVFIFAGVALIERFDWILYVFGAFLVFTAFKIARHSDNEVHPERNPVLKLVRKVIPTTTEYHGQKLFTIENGRRMATPLFTVLVMVEATDVLFAVDSVPAILAVSREPFIVLSSNAFAIMGLRSLYFLLAGMADRFRYLNIGLGVILGFVGVKMLISGFYHMPVAISLAVIALVLAVTIVASLKADKRDGPSAPQPDVPDEESDLPAT; from the coding sequence ATGACGCTCGCCGCCCAACTCGCCACTGCGTCGAGCTCCAGCCAGAATTTCGCAGACTTCGACGTCCCGGCGTCGATCTGGGTCTTCTTCACCGTGGGAATCACGACGCTTTTGTTGCTCGACCTCCTCCTGGTGCACCGCAAGCCGCACGTGATCACCTTCCGCGAAGCGGCTATCGAGAGCATCGTCTGGATCTCCATCGGCGTCAGCTTCACCGCGGTGATGTTCTGGTGGCAGGGGGGACAGGCGGCGGGGGAGTACATCGCCGGCTACCTCATCGAGAAGAGCCTTTCGGTGGACAACGTGTTTGTCTGGGCGGTGCTGTTCTCGTTCTTCGCCGTACCGGCGAAATACCAGTTCCGAGTGCTGTTCTTCGGCGTTTTCGGAGCACTGGTCCTGCGTGCGGTCTTCATCTTCGCCGGCGTGGCGCTGATCGAGCGCTTCGACTGGATCCTCTACGTCTTCGGCGCCTTCCTGGTTTTCACGGCGTTCAAGATTGCCCGGCACTCCGACAACGAGGTCCATCCGGAGCGCAACCCTGTCCTAAAGCTGGTCAGAAAGGTCATACCGACCACCACGGAGTACCACGGCCAGAAGCTGTTCACGATCGAGAACGGCCGCCGGATGGCCACCCCGCTGTTCACCGTGCTGGTGATGGTGGAGGCGACCGACGTGCTGTTCGCCGTCGACTCCGTCCCGGCGATCCTGGCGGTCAGCCGCGAGCCTTTCATCGTGCTGTCGTCCAACGCCTTCGCGATCATGGGCCTGCGGTCGCTCTACTTCCTGCTGGCCGGGATGGCCGACCGGTTCCGCTACCTGAACATCGGCCTGGGTGTGATATTGGGCTTCGTGGGCGTGAAGATGCTCATCTCAGGCTTCTACCACATGCCCGTTGCCATCTCGCTGGCGGTTATCGCTCTGGTTCTGGCGGTGACCATCGTCGCTTCCCTGAAAGCCGACAAGCGGGACGGGCCGTCGGCACCACAACCGGACGTGCCGGACGAAGAGTCCGATCTGCCCGCAACCTAG
- a CDS encoding ribonuclease Z encodes MRELVVLGTAGQVPTRDRNVNGYLLRWDDESLLFDPGEGTQRQMLLAGVKASSITRIFLTHFHGDHCLGLPGVVQRLALDGVTRPVGLYYHASGHGYLERLLGSSAHFNRPPVELRPVQDPGMGDAGPPFSVTAGRLEHNVPVWGWRIEEPDGRRMLPERLAEFGIVGPAIGELQQNGSLTAGGRTVTMEEVSEVRPGQSFAFIMDTRICDAAVDLARGADMLVTECTYLSDQEELAARYGHLTAAHAATIAQRAGARLLVLTHYSQRYADTAPLLAEAQAIFPDTVAAMDLQTIPVPTRL; translated from the coding sequence GTGCGTGAGCTGGTGGTGCTCGGGACGGCCGGGCAGGTGCCCACCAGGGATCGCAACGTCAACGGCTACCTGCTTCGATGGGACGACGAGTCCCTGCTCTTCGACCCGGGCGAGGGGACCCAGCGCCAGATGCTGCTGGCCGGCGTCAAGGCGTCGTCGATCACCAGAATCTTCTTGACCCACTTTCACGGCGACCACTGCCTCGGCCTGCCCGGCGTGGTTCAGCGGCTTGCGCTCGACGGCGTGACCCGGCCGGTCGGCCTCTACTACCACGCCTCGGGGCACGGGTACCTGGAACGGCTGCTGGGATCGTCCGCCCACTTCAACCGCCCGCCGGTGGAGTTGCGGCCGGTGCAGGATCCCGGGATGGGCGATGCCGGGCCGCCGTTTTCGGTCACCGCCGGGCGGCTGGAGCACAACGTCCCTGTGTGGGGCTGGCGGATCGAGGAGCCGGACGGCCGCCGCATGCTTCCCGAACGGCTGGCCGAGTTCGGCATCGTCGGCCCCGCGATCGGAGAGCTCCAGCAGAACGGCTCGTTGACGGCGGGGGGCCGGACAGTGACCATGGAAGAGGTGAGCGAGGTCCGGCCGGGGCAGTCTTTTGCCTTCATCATGGACACCCGCATCTGTGACGCCGCAGTGGACCTGGCCCGGGGCGCCGACATGCTGGTCACGGAGTGCACCTATCTGAGCGACCAGGAGGAGCTGGCTGCGCGGTACGGCCACCTGACGGCAGCCCACGCGGCTACCATCGCCCAAAGGGCGGGGGCCCGGCTCCTGGTCTTGACGCACTATTCGCAGCGTTATGCCGACACGGCCCCCCTTCTGGCGGAGGCGCAGGCCATCTTCCCGGACACGGTTGCCGCCATGGATCTGCAGACCATCCCCGTACCGACCAGGCTCTGA